The Flavobacterium sp. 102 genomic interval TTTGTTCCGGGCTGTGATCATTGTCGTGATGCCGCTAAAGAATTGACCGAAATGAGAAAGAATACTAAAGATTTTCCTGAAATTTCGATTATTTTTATGAATGAGGAAGCTGATTTAATTCCGGCATTTTTCAAATATGCCGGAGCTGAATATCCTTATAAAATAATCGAAGTAATTCCATTTTGGAAAGTACTTGGATCAGGAAAAGACACCCCCGGCGTCAAATATTTATGGAATGGAAATGATTATAAATACTATTGGGGAATTGGTGATAACAAATTTGACGCTGCTGATTTCCAAAATTTAATCAGCAAACCTTATTCAGAGTTGAAAAAATAAATGCAACTTACACATCTTTTTGTTATTTTTAGAAGTTAAAAAAATAGATTTCTTATGATCAACTATATAATGTCTAAGAGAACCAACGAAAGATGCCTAATTGGGATTATTCTTTGTATCGTTGTTTTTATACTAGGTTACTTCATTTTGAATCACATTTCTACCATGGAAGATCCTCCATTGGGAAATACCATTTACATACTTATAGGCAGCACATTAACTTTTTTATCAATACTTGGCGTTGTACTGATTTTAAAATACATGTATGACAGTAAAAAGAAAGCGGAAAGAAGGGAGCGAAAAAGAAAAAAACACAGATTATTTTATCTAAAAGATTCCCAACGAAAAAAAAAATCTAAAACTCCGGAATAGAATTATAGAAATTTTAGGAATTCGAAAAATTCGGATTACTTATCTTTATACAAAAAAGAAAATGAAAAAAATTGCTTTAAGTTTTATGTTGGCCATCATAGGTTTTGGTTGTTCTAATGCACAGAAAACCGAATTTAACAAAGAGAGTTTGGACAAAAAATTAACTACCACAGACAGCACTGAAGTTTCTTTTGAAACGGTTCTTAAAAATCAAAAAGGGAAAGTAACCGTAATTGAAATATGGGCATCATGGTGTAGTGATTGTGTCAAAGCAATGCCGAAAGTAAAAGAGATGCAAGCGAATAACCCAAAGGTGGATTATGTATTCATTTCTATGGATAAAGCCTTTGACAAATGGAAAGCCGGTATTGAAAAACACGAATTAACAGGAAAACAATATTGGGTAAATGACCCTAAAATGATGAAAGGAGAATTTGGAAAATCTATTGATTTAGATTGGATTCCGAGATATATCATCTTAGACAAAAACGGTAAAATTGTTACCTACAGAGCCATAGAAACTGATTTTGAACAAATTAACGCTACTTTAAAAACTTTACAATAATGAGACAAAAGATTGTTGCCGGTAATTGGAAAATGCACAAGAATGCCGAAGAAACAGAAGATTTATTAAACGAATTGATTGATAAATTACCCAATGATATTGAAGCACAAATCATAGTTGCCCCAACTTTTGTCAACCTTGCGTCTGCAGTTGATCATTTAGAATTTACCAATATTGGTGTAGCCGCGCAAAATATGCATCAAAACGAAAGCGGTGCTTATACCGGTGAAATCTCTGCCGACATGTTGAAAAGCATAGGTGTAAATATCGTTATTCTGGGTCATTCTGAACGTCGCGCCTATTTTCATGAAACCGATACACTTTTAGCACAAAAAGTAACAACAGCATTAAAACATGATATGACAGTCATTTTTTGCTTCGGCGAAGAATTAAAAGACAGACAAAACAACCAACATTTCAATGTAGTAGAAAACCAACTGCGTGATGGCTTATTCCATATAGAAAACAAAGATTGGGAACAAATTATTTTGGCGTATGAACCGGTTTGGGCTATTGGAACAGGTGAAACTGCTTCACCGGAACAAGCACAAGAAATGCACGAATTTATTAGAGAAACTGTTCGCAAAAGATTCGGAAGCGACATTGCGGAAGATGTTTCCATTTTATACGGCGGAAGCGTAAAACCTGAAAATGCCAAAGAAATTTTCTCAAAACCGGATGTGGACGGCGGATTGATTGGTGGTGCCGCTTTAAAAGCGTCTGATTTTGCGGCCATTGCAAACGCGATTTAAGTTTAAATATAATTCTAAAATCAGAAGCCTTTCATTTATTTGAAAGGTTTTTTTTATATTTAAAATTAATTTAATGTATTTCATCGATTTTATTTGCTTTTTATCGATTATTATTTATACTTTTACGGCTGTCACAAATCAAATAAAGTTAGTAATGAAAGCAAAATTTATTTTATTCTTCCTTTTTGTAAGCTTAACCCACTTACAAGCACAAACCGATACGCAAAAACGTTTTCAATCGGATTCAAGAAAATACTATGTATGGAGTACAGATTTTGAAAAGTATGAATTAATTGAAACCGAGTATGAACATTCGGTGATTGATATCAGAGAAATTGGTTCCAAATCCAATGGTTATGTCATCATCAGCATGATTGACAATGGGCAAACCAGATTACATCATGGTTCAATCTATAACTTCACTAAAGATTCTGATAATGAAGGTTCTTGGTCGTTACAATCTAAATTCATGCGTGCCAAGCTGACTTATAATCCAAAAGACAACACTATGACTTATTTGTATGATGGTGATAACAAACGCTACAAAAGATTGATGATATTCACAGTTGCTCCGGATGAACTTCCAAATGCCAGTTTGAAAACCACTATTGTAAAAGCAGATTAAATTTCTTTTTGCAAAACACTTTTTAGTAACTCTTTCGATTGTTACCTTTGCAAAAAAATAGTCCATGTCAAATATATATTTAGGGTATCATTTTTCGGTTGAACCCAAAGAACTAGGTTCTGAAATTCTCATTGCAGAATTGGGAGAAAAACCGTTTGAAAGCTTCATTGAAACCGACAATGGTTTTAGTGCTTACATTCAAAAAGACCTTTGGACTGAAGACATTCTAAATGACATTTACCTATTAACTTCTCCCGAATTTTCTATTTCTTATACTATAGAAGAAATCGACCAAGTGAATTGGAATGAAGAATGGGAAAAGAATTTTGAACCGATTGATGTAGACGGAAAATGCCATGTTCGCGCACCATTTCACCCAAAAACCGATGCTGAATTTGACATTATCATCGAACCAAAAATGAGCTTTGGAACCGGTCATCACGAAACTACACACATGATGATTCAGCATTTATTGGAAACTGATGTGACTAATATGAAAACATTAGACATGGGTTGCGGTACCGCTATTTTAGCTATTTTGGCAGAAATGAAAGGAGCCAAACCTATAGATGCGATTGATATTGACAATTGGTGTTATTTGAATTCTATTGAAAATGCGGAACGCAATAATTGTCACGAAATCACTGTTTACGAAGGTGACGCCGAATTATTAAAAGACAAAAAATACGATTTAATTATTGCCAACATCAACCGCAATATCTTATTGAACGATATGCAACAATATGTAAATTGTTTGAACAAAAACGGCATTCTATTATTAAGCGGATTTTACACCGAAGACATTCCTTTTATTGATGCTTCCTGCACGGAGAAAGGTTTGACTTATGTGAAAAAATTTGAGCGAAACAATTGGGTTTCCCTAAAATACATCAATTAGCAATAGAAAATTTTACACTTTGTAAAACGAAATGAAAATGAGCACTATAGAAAAAGTACAAGAAGACGTTTTAGTCGAAGAGCAAGTTGGAGTTAACAACGAAATCGTATTGTATAACGACGATGTCAATACCTTTGACCATGTAATTGATACGCTAATTCGTGTTTGCCAACACAGTGCGGAGCAAGCGGAACAATGTGCTATTTTAGTTCATTATAAAGGAAAATGCACGGTAAAAACAGGTCATTATGATGAACTGAAACCCCAATGTACGCAGTTGTTAGAAGCCGGTTTAAGTGCGGAAATTATTTAGTTTTTACTTTATCCTTCGCGCCTTCTTTGTGAACTTTGCGGTTAATTTTACCCTTTAAATTTCCAGTCAAACTCGTCAGTATCTTTTATAATAGCGCCAACTTCTACTCGAATTATAGCACCATATTCTGATTGCAGAATTAACCAATTGCTTTCGTTAAAGTGGTTTTCGGTGGAATCAAAATCTTCGACTTCCCAAGTTTTGAATGGCAAATCATTTTTGATTTCGGCAACATTTTTACCGATAACAGCTTTACCTAATAACGTCGCTTCCATATTTGAAGTAATGATATATCCTAAACGAAAGGCTTCATCTTCATAGAATGTTAAACGGAACTTTTTATCATTATACAGATAAATCACATTATCGTCATCGTCTTTGAATTGTTTTGATGGCTTACCATAAATAGCTTCTACGTGATTTTGCTTCATGCCGAATAACAATTGGTCTACGCCGTTTTTTGGATTGATTATCATTTGAATTACGAATTATAATTTATGAGTTATGAGTTGACAGCCAAACTTTAGAGAATCCTAAGCGACTATTTGACAAAGGTCGCAAAGTTTTTCGGGTTGTTGAAAACCAATTTGCTATTTTTACATTCAAAATATAAAAAAAGCTATGGGACTATTTTCTGCACTAATGGGCAATGCCGGGCAAGCCAGCCAGGAAGATTTAATCAAACAATACGGTCAGTTATTAATCGATAATGAAACTATAGAAATGGGTTTCAAACTCATTCGAGATGTGTTTATTTTTACCAACAAACGGTTAATTTTAGTCGAAAAACAAGGCATCACAGGAAGTAAAATCGAATACAAATCGATAGCGTACAAAGCCATTAGCCGCTTTAGTGTGGAAACTGCGGGTACTTTTGACCTAGAAGCGGAATTGAAGATTTGGGTTTCCAGCGAACAAAATCCCAGCATTACGAAACAGTTTACCAAATCGGTTAATGTTTACGAAGTTCAAAAGGTACTCGCGTATTACGTATTGTAAAAAATTATCTAATATTCAAACCTACCAAACTCACTTTCAATAGTGAGTTTTTTGGTTGCAGAAGCTTCTACGCTACCGACAATTTGTGCCGCTACACCGAAAGATTCTGAGATGGCAATAATGTCTTGTGCAATTGCTTGTGGCACGTACAATTCCATTCGGTGACCACAATTAAAGACTTGGTACATTTCTTTCCAATCGGTTTTGGAGTTTTCTTGTATGAGTTTGAATAATGGTGGTACC includes:
- a CDS encoding PH domain-containing protein → MGLFSALMGNAGQASQEDLIKQYGQLLIDNETIEMGFKLIRDVFIFTNKRLILVEKQGITGSKIEYKSIAYKAISRFSVETAGTFDLEAELKIWVSSEQNPSITKQFTKSVNVYEVQKVLAYYVL
- the tpiA gene encoding triose-phosphate isomerase; translation: MRQKIVAGNWKMHKNAEETEDLLNELIDKLPNDIEAQIIVAPTFVNLASAVDHLEFTNIGVAAQNMHQNESGAYTGEISADMLKSIGVNIVILGHSERRAYFHETDTLLAQKVTTALKHDMTVIFCFGEELKDRQNNQHFNVVENQLRDGLFHIENKDWEQIILAYEPVWAIGTGETASPEQAQEMHEFIRETVRKRFGSDIAEDVSILYGGSVKPENAKEIFSKPDVDGGLIGGAALKASDFAAIANAI
- a CDS encoding TlpA disulfide reductase family protein; this encodes MKKIALSFMLAIIGFGCSNAQKTEFNKESLDKKLTTTDSTEVSFETVLKNQKGKVTVIEIWASWCSDCVKAMPKVKEMQANNPKVDYVFISMDKAFDKWKAGIEKHELTGKQYWVNDPKMMKGEFGKSIDLDWIPRYIILDKNGKIVTYRAIETDFEQINATLKTLQ
- the prmA gene encoding 50S ribosomal protein L11 methyltransferase; its protein translation is MSNIYLGYHFSVEPKELGSEILIAELGEKPFESFIETDNGFSAYIQKDLWTEDILNDIYLLTSPEFSISYTIEEIDQVNWNEEWEKNFEPIDVDGKCHVRAPFHPKTDAEFDIIIEPKMSFGTGHHETTHMMIQHLLETDVTNMKTLDMGCGTAILAILAEMKGAKPIDAIDIDNWCYLNSIENAERNNCHEITVYEGDAELLKDKKYDLIIANINRNILLNDMQQYVNCLNKNGILLLSGFYTEDIPFIDASCTEKGLTYVKKFERNNWVSLKYIN
- a CDS encoding ATP-dependent Clp protease adaptor ClpS; translated protein: MSTIEKVQEDVLVEEQVGVNNEIVLYNDDVNTFDHVIDTLIRVCQHSAEQAEQCAILVHYKGKCTVKTGHYDELKPQCTQLLEAGLSAEII